AGGAATAAAAGTCCTACCTGAAACTTTTGATGACTCTTCTGCAATTTTTAACCACCTTTTAATTTTATTCTCTATTTTTTCTTTGGGAATTTTTACAACTGTCCTTTTATTTATTACAGGGACTATTCTTTTTACTCCAAGTTGAGTTACTTCTCTTACAATAAATTCAAACTTATCTCCTTTTGGTAAACATTGGAAAAGTTGTAAATTAAAGAGAAGTTCCGGATTATAGATTTCTTTTTCTTCAATAATTTTACCGATTATTTCGTCTCTTTTCATTTCTTTAATTTCAATTTCATATTCTCTCCCGCTTCCATCAAATCCAATAAACCTATCTCCTGTCTCAAATCTTAAAACATTTTTTAAATAATGATATGTACCACCTTTTAT
This is a stretch of genomic DNA from bacterium. It encodes these proteins:
- a CDS encoding RsmE family RNA methyltransferase, whose protein sequence is MRRIYIGEDCVKIKCNFLIKGGTYHYLKNVLRFETGDRFIGFDGSGREYEIEIKEMKRDEIIGKIIEEKEIYNPELLFNLQLFQCLPKGDKFEFIVREVTQLGVKRIVPVINKRTVVKIPKEKIENKIKRWLKIAEESSKVSGRTFIPEIEKPNKFEECIKEEKDLGIIFWEGEKEVTIKSIIEKIKGIDIKNKKINVFIGPEGGFDEEEIEIARGYGYFTVSLGRRILKVETASVVSIAILIYELENL